The Gottschalkia purinilytica genome segment AATCAGCCATTAATAAAGGTAACTACTAATACAAAAAATAAAAAGAAACTTTTATTAGTTAAAGATTCTTATGCAAACAGTTTAATTCCTTTTTTAACTGGAAATTATTCTGAAATATATATAGTAGACTTAAGATATTATAATGAAGATATAAGTAAATTAATCAAAGATAACAAAATAAAAGATATATTTATACTCTATAATGTAAAGACATTCTCAGAAGATTCAGCTATAAGTAATATTTCTTGATTAAGAAACTGATATTAGTATCGTATGATTAAACCAATTATTAGAAAACTAGGTTAATTCATACGATATTTTTTGGTTATATAGCCATATATGGAATATATCAACTGACAATTTAAGTAAAAAAACTTTCGTAAATTGCTATTATTTATAATTTGTGACCATCTATCTTTATTTAAGAAGATTATAAGAAGTATATTAAATGTAATATTCATATAAACATAAATTCGTTAAATATTATCGTTTAACCAATATTTACCTTGTCAAATTTGATGTATTTTTGTAATAATAAATTTACTATTTACAATTTTTATTAATATATAATATAATTATTCTTACGAAAAAACCCATATAAAGAACTTGATATAGGAGGTGAACTAAAAAAGAGTAATAAGTAAGCGCCAGGACTTCATAAGAAGTTGACGAGGACAGGGTTAATCGAAATTATCGGCGGGTGCCCTGCGGCTGACCAACGTTAAAAGCCTAACAAAGCTGAGAGTAATTTCAGTACAAAAGGGTGTGGTCATGGGTTTTTCTAACTGATGAAGGGAGAAAAAAATATGTGTGGAATCGTAGGTTATATTGGACACAGACAGGCATCACCACTTTTAGTAGAAGGATTGTCGAAATTAGAATATAGAGGATATGATTCAGCTGGTGTTGCTATTATCGACAATGATAAAATACAAATAGAAAAATGTAAAGGAAGACTTTTAAACCTAGAAGAAAAGTTAGAAGAAAAACCTATTAATGGTGTAGTGGGTATAGGGCATACTAGATGGGCTACTCATGGAGAGCCATCAGATATTAACTCACATCCCCACTTTAATAAAGATAAAACTATAAGTGTTGTACACAATGGTATAATAGAAAACTATTTATACCTAAAAGAGTGGCTAACATCACTTGGATATAATTTTTTAACAGAAACAGATACAGAAGTTATCGCTCATCTTGTAGATTACTATTATAAGGGAGATATAGTTAAGGCTGTTTCACAAGCAGTTGAAAAATTAGAAGGTTCATATGCGCTTGGAGTAGTAAGTAGTAATGAACCTGATAAACTTGTTTCTATAAGAAAAGATAGCCCTCTTATAGTAGGAATTGGAGAAGGTGAAAACTTTATAGCATCAGATATTCCAGCAATACTTGCACAGACTAGAAAGGTATATCTTTTAGAAGATAAGGAACTAGTAGTTCTTACAAGAGACAATGTAGAGATAATGACTCTTGAAGGAATGAAAGTAGAAAAAGAAGTGTTTCATGTAACTTGGGATGCAGAAGCTGCTGAAAAGGGTGGATATGAACACTTTATGATAAAGGAAATACATGAACAGCCAAAAGCTATAAAAGATACTATGACATCAAGAATAATACCTGATTCAGATGAGATAAAACTTGATGATATAAAACTTACATCAGATGATATAAAAAATATAGATAAGATATTTATAGTAGCATGTGGTACTGCATATCATGCAGGTATAGTAGGAAAATATGTAATAGAAAAATTAGCCAGAATACCAGTTGAAGTTGATATAGCTTCAGAATTCAGATATAGAGATCCAATAATAAATGAAAGAACCCTTATGATAGTTGTAAGTCAATCAGGTGAAACAGCAGATACACTTGCGGCTCTTAGAGAAGCTAAGAAATCCGGAGCTAGAGTTATAGCTGTAACAAATGTTGTTGGAAGCTCAGCTGCAAGAGAAGCTGATGATATATTCTATACATGGGCAGGACCAGAAATTGCGGTTGCATCAACAAAAGCTTATACAACTCAGCTTATATCAATGTATATAATAGGTCTATATCTAGCAAGACTAAATGGAAATATGTCAGTAGAAGAGTATAGAACTATAAGAGATGAAATGATACAATTACCGGAAAAAGTTGAAAAGCTTTTAGAAGAAAAAGAAGAACTTCAAAAGTTTGCAGATAGAAATCATATGCATAAAGACATGTTCTATTTAGGGCGTGGACTTGACAATGCAGTTGCCCTTGAAGGTGCATTAAAGCTTAAAGAAATATCATATATTCATGCAGAAGCATATGCAGCAGGAGAATTAAAGCATGGGCCTATAGCTCTAATAGACGATGGTATACCAGTCATAGCTCTTGCAACACAGGGAGAACTATTTGAAAAAATGGTAAGCAATATAAAAGAAGTTGTAACAA includes the following:
- the glmS gene encoding glutamine--fructose-6-phosphate transaminase (isomerizing), encoding MCGIVGYIGHRQASPLLVEGLSKLEYRGYDSAGVAIIDNDKIQIEKCKGRLLNLEEKLEEKPINGVVGIGHTRWATHGEPSDINSHPHFNKDKTISVVHNGIIENYLYLKEWLTSLGYNFLTETDTEVIAHLVDYYYKGDIVKAVSQAVEKLEGSYALGVVSSNEPDKLVSIRKDSPLIVGIGEGENFIASDIPAILAQTRKVYLLEDKELVVLTRDNVEIMTLEGMKVEKEVFHVTWDAEAAEKGGYEHFMIKEIHEQPKAIKDTMTSRIIPDSDEIKLDDIKLTSDDIKNIDKIFIVACGTAYHAGIVGKYVIEKLARIPVEVDIASEFRYRDPIINERTLMIVVSQSGETADTLAALREAKKSGARVIAVTNVVGSSAAREADDIFYTWAGPEIAVASTKAYTTQLISMYIIGLYLARLNGNMSVEEYRTIRDEMIQLPEKVEKLLEEKEELQKFADRNHMHKDMFYLGRGLDNAVALEGALKLKEISYIHAEAYAAGELKHGPIALIDDGIPVIALATQGELFEKMVSNIKEVVTRGAKVIAFALEGNTDIEKVAEQVVYLPKTISLLTPILSVVPLQLLSYYVAVTRGCDVDKPRNLAKSVTVE